One Zingiber officinale cultivar Zhangliang unplaced genomic scaffold, Zo_v1.1 ctg128, whole genome shotgun sequence genomic window carries:
- the LOC122035990 gene encoding uncharacterized protein LOC122035990 codes for MEMTSARGGRRFWHIVRLVFLGFSKNKLMVDLHLLLKRGKIAGKALSHLLSHHHHHHGGGAGGGGAASMYSALTCQSMDPNLAFYSPREVQFSFSNTPSYPTFRRHRRRRHHRRYDDDDAVFKAIEILNAEADIDNDGGGEEEEYSASAVATPSPAIWKSPAAQVRQLRITDSPFPLKEEEGEADGGIDQDAEEFIKKFYEQLSLQQMITPVTTTAPEYMNHRRRRATCH; via the coding sequence ATGGAGATGACGTCAGCCAGAGGAGGTAGGAGGTTCTGGCATATTGTGAGGTTGGTGTTCCTGGGCTTCTCCAAGAACAAGCTTATGGTcgacctccacctcctcctcaaGCGAGGCAAAATCGCCGGAAAAGCCCTCTCTCATCTCCTCAGCCACCACCATCACCACCACGGTGGCGGCGCCGGCGGAGGTGGCGCCGCTTCCATGTACTCCGCCCTCACCTGCCAGTCCATGGATCCCAACCTCGCCTTCTACAGCCCCCGGGAGGTGCAGTTCAGCTTCAGCAACACCCCGTCCTACCCCACCTTccgccgccaccgccgccgccgtCACCACCGCCGCTACGATGACGACGACGCCGTGTTCAAGGCCATTGAAATTCTCAACGCCGAGGCGGATATCGATAACGACGGGGGCGGCGAAGAAGAAGAGTACTCTGCTTCGGCGGTGGCGACGCCTTCGCCGGCGATTTGGAAGAGCCCCGCGGCGCAGGTGAGGCAGCTGAGGATCACCGACTCACCGTTCCCGCTGAAGGAGGAGGAAGGGGAGGCGGACGGGGGGATCGACCAGGATGCGGAGGAGTTCATCAAGAAGTTTTACGAGCAGCTGAGTCTCCAGCAAATGATAACCCC
- the LOC122035992 gene encoding two-on-two hemoglobin-3-like, with the protein MQSLQQKASEWSGVAASDAFAIDETNLFETLGGIQPFVDLSTNFYNRVFDDEEEWFRSIFSNSKKEDAIRNQYEFFVQRMGGPNLYSQRKGHPALIGRHAPFPVTHQAAERWLHHMQQALDSTTSIDPDSKVKMMNFFRHTAYFLVGGNEMTRQRQQVQCKHAANGPSTST; encoded by the exons atgcAGTCTTTACAGCAGAAGGCGTCGGAGTGGAGCGGAGTGGCGGCGAGCGACGCCTTCGCCATCGACGAGACCAACCTCTTCGAAACCCTAGGCGGAATCCAGCCCTTCGTCGATCTCTCAACCAATTTCTACAACAG GGTTTTCGATGATGAGGAAGAGTGGTTCCGATCTATCTTTTCGAATTCGAAGAAGGAGGACGCGATCCGGAATCAGTACGAGTTCTTCGTTCAGAGGATGGGAGGCCCTAATTTGTACTCCCAGAGGAAAG GTCATCCAGCTCTGATCGGACGACATGCACCATTCCCTGTTACTCACCAAGCTGCTGAGAGGTGGTTGCACCACATGCAACAAGCACTTGATAGCACCACGAGCATCGATCCTGATTCAAAAGTCAAAATGATGAATTTTTTCAG GCACACTGCTTACTTTCTTGTGGGTGGGAATGAGATGACAAGGCAAAGGCAACAAGTTCAATGTAAGCATGCAGCAAATGGACCATCAACATCTACCTGA